In Dromiciops gliroides isolate mDroGli1 chromosome 4, mDroGli1.pri, whole genome shotgun sequence, one DNA window encodes the following:
- the TNNI1 gene encoding troponin I, slow skeletal muscle — protein MLKSLMLAKAKECWEQEHEEKEAEKARYLAERIPTLQTRGLSLSALQDLCRELHAKVEVVDEERYDIEAKCNHNTREIKDLKLKVLDLRGKFKRPPLRRVRVSADAMLRALLGSKHKVSMDLRANLKSVKKEDTEKERPVEVGDWRKNVEAMSGMEGRKKMFDAAKSPTTQ, from the exons ATGCTAAAG AGCTTGATGCTGGCCAAAGCCAAGGAATGCTGGGAGCAAGAGCACGAGGAGAAGGAAGCGGAGAAGGCCAGATACCTGGCTGAAAGGATTCCTACGCTCCAGACCCGAGGCCTGTCACTCAGCGCCCTGCAG GACCTGTGCAGGGAGCTGCATGCTAAGGTGGAGGTTGTGGATGAAGAGAGGTACGACATTGAAGCCAAGTGCAATCATAACACTCGGGAG ATCAAGGACTTGAAGCTGAAAGTGCTTGATCTTCGAGGAAAGTTCAAACGCCCACCCCTGCGAAGGGTCCGTGTCTCTGCAGATGCCATGCTCCGGGCCCTGCTGGGCTCAAAGCACAAGGTGTCCATGGATCTGCGGGCCAACCTCAAGTCTGTGAAGAAGGAGGACACAGAGAAG GAGCGGCCTGTGGAGGTGGGTGACTGGCGTAAGAACGTGGAGGCCATGTCTGGCATGGAGGGACGGAAGAAGATGTTTGATGCAGCCAAGTCTCCGACCACCCAGTGA